In Archocentrus centrarchus isolate MPI-CPG fArcCen1 chromosome 24, fArcCen1, whole genome shotgun sequence, one DNA window encodes the following:
- the fdft1 gene encoding squalene synthase isoform X1, producing the protein MAGACCKCPLSLSVFKRSLSVAPRGCGSAPRFLLPGCRLGERGLQEAARPSSALRSAGFYRQTAFLCLSCQESMSESLRTCYLYLNQTSRSFAAVIQALDGELRHAVCIFYLVLRALDTVEDDMTIPVDKKVPMLNDFHTYLYQDEWCFTESQEKDRQVLEDFPTISLEFRNLAQEYRDVISDICHHMGVGMAEFLEKKVGSMKEWDQYCHYVAGLVGIGLSRLFSASQLEDPEVGRDTELANSMGLFLQKTNIIRDYLEDTQEGRAFWPQEAWSQFAGRLEDLAKPEKLESALSCLNMLVTDALRHVPDVIAYLSRLRNQSVFNFCAIPQVMAIATLSTCYNNPMVFQGVVKIRKGQAVTLMMEATNMRAVQTIITQYSQEILHKVSLADPSREKTLHILAVIREKSALSQSSLRSRTHHLSPMYLSAAMLLAALSWQYLSTTAAQAQGTSDMQGP; encoded by the exons ATGGCCGGAGCCTGCTGCAAGTGCCCGCTCTCTCTGTCCGTGTTCAAGCGCTCTCTCTCGGTGGCGCCGCGGGGCTGCGGGTCCGCGCCACGCTTTCTCCTGCCGGGGTGTAGGCTCGGGGAGAGGGGCCTGCAGGAGGCCGCCCGACCCTCCAGCGCCCTCAGATCTGCAGGCTTCTACCGACAAACCGCtttcctctgtctctcctgCCAGGAGTCCATGAGTGAGAGTCTGCGGACCTGCTACCTGTACTTGAACCAAACCAGCCGGAGCTTTGCAGCTGTGATTCAGGCGCTGGACGGAGAGTTGAG ACATGCAGTTTGCATTTTCTACCTGGTTCTGCGTGCGCTGGACACGGTGGAGGATGACATGACTATTCCTGTGGACAAGAAGGTGCCCATGCTGAATGACTTCCACACCTACCTGTACCAGGATGAGTGGTGCTTCACCGAGAGCCAGGAGAAAGATCGTCAGGTCCTGGAAGATTTCCCCACG ATATCACTGGAATTCAGAAACCTTGCTCAGGAATACAGGGACGTCATCTCGGATATCTGCCACCATATGGGAGTGGGAATGGCTGAATTCCTTGAGAAGAAAGTGGGATCTATGAAGGAGTGGGACCAG TATTGTCACTATGTTGCTGGTCTGGTCGGCATTGGCCTGTCTCGGCTGTTCTCCGCGTCTCAGCTGGAGGACCCTGAAGTGGGGCGGGACACTGAACTTGCAAACTCCATGGGCCTGTTCCTCCAAAAGACTAACATCATCCGAGACTATCTAGAAGACACACAAGAGGGGCGTGCCTTCTGGCCGCAAGAG GCTTGGAGCCAGTTTGCAGGCCGCCTCGAGGATTTGGCAAAGCCTGAGAAGCTGGAGTCGGCTCTGTCCTGTCTCAACATGCTGGTCACTGACGCTCTGCGGCACGTCCCGGATGTTATCGCTTACCTGTCCCGCCTGCGCAACCAGAGCGTCTTCAATTTCTGTGCCATTCCACAG GTGATGGCAATAGCTACACTGTCAACGTGCTACAACAACCCCATGGTGTTTCAGGGAGTGGTGAAGATCCGAAAGGGGCAGGCAGTCACCCTCATGATGGAAGCTACCAACATGAGGGCTGTGCAAACAATTATCACCCAGTACAGCCAGGAG ATTTTACACAAGGTCTCCCTCGCTGACCCGTCTCGGGAAAAGACGCTGCACATCCTGGCTGTAATCCGTGAAAAGTCCGCTCTGTCGCAGTCCAGCCTCCGCTCCAGGACCCACCACCTGTCGCCCATGTACCTGTCTGCTGCGATGCTGCTCGCTGCCCTCAGCTGGCAGTACCTCAGCACTACTGCAGCACAGGCCCAGGGCACCAGTGACATGCAGGGACCTTGA
- the ctsbb gene encoding cathepsin Bb: protein MRPLFLLSVVVMVSIAWAHPRLPLLSSEMVDFINKANTTWMATKNFQNVDTSHIKQLCGTILKGPKLPEMVHNIEGIKLPDSFDARQQWPNCATIQQIRDQGSCGSCWAFGAAEAISDRLCIQSGGKVSVEISAEDLLTCCDECGMGCFGGFPSAAWEFWANKGLVTGGLYDSEVGCRPYTIAPCEHHVNGSRPPCGSTETPKCVQQCIDGYSLSYVKDKHFGKRTYSVPSEPEQIMTELYKNGPVEAAFSVYADFLLYKSGVYQHVTGEMLGGHAIKILGWGEENGTPYWLAANSWNTDWGDEGFFKIKRGNDECGIESEVVTGIPLN from the exons ATGCGTCCGCTGTTCCTCCTTTCCGTAGTGGTGATGGTGTCCATCGCCTGGGCGCACCCTCGCCTCCCCCTTCTCTCCTCAGAGATGGTTGACTTCATTAACAAAGCTAACACCACCTGGATG GCCACCAAGAATTTCCAGAATGTTGATACCAGTCATATCAAACAGCTGTGTGGCACCATACTGAAAGGACCCAAGCTGCCAGAGAT GGTTCATAATATTGAAGGCATTAAACTTCCTGACAGCTTTGACGCACGCCAGCAGTGGCCCAACTGTGCCACAATCCAGCAGATCAGAGATCAAGGCTCCTGTGGGTCCTGTTGG GCCTTCGGGGCAGCTGAGGCAATATCTGACAGGTTGTGCATCCAAAGTGGTGGTAAGGTCTCTGTGGAGATCTCCGCTGAAGATCTGCTAACCTGCTGCGATGAATGTGGCATGGG CTGTTTTGGTGGCTTTCCCTCTGCTGCTTGGGAATTCTGGGCAAACAAAGGACTCGTCACAGGAGGCTTGTATGACTCTGAAGTTG GCTGCCGACCCTACACCATTGCTCCCTGTGAGCATCATGTGAATGGAAGTCGTCCTCCGTGTGGGAGTACAGAGACTCCTAAGTGTGTGCAGCAGTGCATTGATGGATACTCGCTGTCATATGTGAAGGACAAACATTTTG GTAAACGCACGTACAGCGTCCCATCTGAGCCGGAGCAGATCATGACGGAGTTGTACAAGAACGGGCCTGTGGAGGCAGCTTTCTCCGTTTATGCAGACTTTCTGCTGTATAAGAGCG GTGTGTATCAGCATGTGACAGGGGAGATGCTGGGTGGTCACGCCATTAAGATCCTGGGCTGGGGGGAGGAGAATGGGACGCCCTACTGGCTGGCTGCAAACTCGTGGAACACTGACTGGGGAGACGAAG GTTTCTTCAAGATCAAGCGTGGAAATGATGAATGTGGTATTGAGTCAGAGGTGGTTACAGGAATCCCGCTTAACTAG
- the fdft1 gene encoding squalene synthase isoform X2 has translation MDILKSLGHPEEIFNLFKFKMGGCRAVMPKLDYESMSESLRTCYLYLNQTSRSFAAVIQALDGELRHAVCIFYLVLRALDTVEDDMTIPVDKKVPMLNDFHTYLYQDEWCFTESQEKDRQVLEDFPTISLEFRNLAQEYRDVISDICHHMGVGMAEFLEKKVGSMKEWDQYCHYVAGLVGIGLSRLFSASQLEDPEVGRDTELANSMGLFLQKTNIIRDYLEDTQEGRAFWPQEAWSQFAGRLEDLAKPEKLESALSCLNMLVTDALRHVPDVIAYLSRLRNQSVFNFCAIPQVMAIATLSTCYNNPMVFQGVVKIRKGQAVTLMMEATNMRAVQTIITQYSQEILHKVSLADPSREKTLHILAVIREKSALSQSSLRSRTHHLSPMYLSAAMLLAALSWQYLSTTAAQAQGTSDMQGP, from the exons ATGGACATCCTGAAGTCGCTGGGCCATCCGGAGGAGATATTCAACCTGTTTAAATTCAAGATGGGAGGATGCAGAGCTGTCATGCCAAAGTTGGATTAT GAGTCCATGAGTGAGAGTCTGCGGACCTGCTACCTGTACTTGAACCAAACCAGCCGGAGCTTTGCAGCTGTGATTCAGGCGCTGGACGGAGAGTTGAG ACATGCAGTTTGCATTTTCTACCTGGTTCTGCGTGCGCTGGACACGGTGGAGGATGACATGACTATTCCTGTGGACAAGAAGGTGCCCATGCTGAATGACTTCCACACCTACCTGTACCAGGATGAGTGGTGCTTCACCGAGAGCCAGGAGAAAGATCGTCAGGTCCTGGAAGATTTCCCCACG ATATCACTGGAATTCAGAAACCTTGCTCAGGAATACAGGGACGTCATCTCGGATATCTGCCACCATATGGGAGTGGGAATGGCTGAATTCCTTGAGAAGAAAGTGGGATCTATGAAGGAGTGGGACCAG TATTGTCACTATGTTGCTGGTCTGGTCGGCATTGGCCTGTCTCGGCTGTTCTCCGCGTCTCAGCTGGAGGACCCTGAAGTGGGGCGGGACACTGAACTTGCAAACTCCATGGGCCTGTTCCTCCAAAAGACTAACATCATCCGAGACTATCTAGAAGACACACAAGAGGGGCGTGCCTTCTGGCCGCAAGAG GCTTGGAGCCAGTTTGCAGGCCGCCTCGAGGATTTGGCAAAGCCTGAGAAGCTGGAGTCGGCTCTGTCCTGTCTCAACATGCTGGTCACTGACGCTCTGCGGCACGTCCCGGATGTTATCGCTTACCTGTCCCGCCTGCGCAACCAGAGCGTCTTCAATTTCTGTGCCATTCCACAG GTGATGGCAATAGCTACACTGTCAACGTGCTACAACAACCCCATGGTGTTTCAGGGAGTGGTGAAGATCCGAAAGGGGCAGGCAGTCACCCTCATGATGGAAGCTACCAACATGAGGGCTGTGCAAACAATTATCACCCAGTACAGCCAGGAG ATTTTACACAAGGTCTCCCTCGCTGACCCGTCTCGGGAAAAGACGCTGCACATCCTGGCTGTAATCCGTGAAAAGTCCGCTCTGTCGCAGTCCAGCCTCCGCTCCAGGACCCACCACCTGTCGCCCATGTACCTGTCTGCTGCGATGCTGCTCGCTGCCCTCAGCTGGCAGTACCTCAGCACTACTGCAGCACAGGCCCAGGGCACCAGTGACATGCAGGGACCTTGA